The DNA window GTCTGCTGTACTGGGTTGATCTTGCTCATAGGGGCTACACAAAGTCAATGTCCTCCTATTTGTTTCCCTTGCAGTGTGGAGATAAGGGTCACTATGCCAACAAATGCAGCAAGAGTCGGCTGGGAATCCAACTGGGGAAATGATTTGCGAGTGTTCCGGGAAGAAATTCCAGAGGAAGATGCTGTGTTGTGATATAGTATCAACAGGAGGCCAATCAGGGTAGCTGATTTCTTTCACTGTAGAGCCCAGTCAGAGCCATCCTGCTCCATGCAGTTTTTTTGCAGCTCTTTTGCTTAAgagaagaggaagggggaaatgcAGTTGCTCTAATGTAACTGTAAATTGGATATTTATTTTCTGACCCCATGCTGCTGCGTTGGCAGGGGGCTCAGCTCTCAGCCTGGTGTGTCAGACACTGATAATCATGCCAATACTACAATACGGTTTTTAAAAGGCACAGTAGAACAGTCAGTCTGGATTCTGGTTAATATTCAGGACGCTGGTGCATGCAGCGATAAGAAAGTGTTTCAGCAGGAGTGAAGTTGAAAGGGTAGCTGGTGGCTTCTAAACTACAGTTCATCACACTTAGCAGGATGCCTTGTACTCAAGGCAAAATCAAAGTTATTCCCTCTCCGTGTACCTGAGATGGTTTCTCTTGAAAATCTCATGCAACTTTCTGTCAAAGGCTTTTCTAAGAAATTGAGAAGGAAGCTGACTTTTCTGTAGTTTGGAGTGGCTAGAGTACAGGCTGGGTACCAGAACTGGGCTTCATCACTGACTCCGACTTgacatgtgaccttgggcaagtcacttaatagctgtgcgcctcagtttccccttctgtaaaatggggctaacactacctcagaggggtgttaAGGCTTGTTAGCTGCTTTGCAAATTAAGCCTCCAGTGGAAGACGTGATAAGTATTGCATTTTAAGAGAACACAGTACAAAGTCAGAGTTAAGAAAATACAGCAGAGATTTATTGCAGGGGAGAGTCATTTCTTGGTGAAATGTGGTTTTACTCTTGTTCTTCTTCCAAAGAGGAGGAGTTTTTTTGAATGCTTCTGTAACTTATTTGTAATAAAGCTTTTTGCCAACCATTCTTCTACCTCTCATGATTGCATTACACTTTTACAACCCCTCTGTCCTGGAGAGGAAACAAAATCTTAGCCAGCTCAAGGAGGCTAGAATCAACACTATTCCAATCACTCACTCTTGTTTGTTCTAGAAGGGTGATGTTCTATCCAAAGGGCAGCCTGAATACTGAATACTATGGCTTGTCCTCTGCCAGCAATAGGATGCTGCAGTGCTAATGTTCCTTCTGCTTTGCTTTAGTGCCTCTTTACAGGTCATTACTGAAGCAGCCCTTGACAGGCCAGCATGTTGTGTACAAAGGAGAGACCAGGCCGCGTGGATGCCATTTTTGCATCGCACTGGGTGTGCGAAGTGTGGGGGAGAATGGCTCTTTCCTACCCTGATTTCTACACAGTCAAACCACCGGTTTGTAACTCTCCAGACCAGATCTATCTTAGCTTGTACAGTGCTTGACTTGCCAACATCATTATCCTTAAACAAGCCAGGCTTTGCAGAGCGTGAAGTCTGGACCTAATCCTATTTCTTTACACTTTCACGCAGCCCAGTGTCAAACAGCATGCCTTGCTTAACACTGATCTGCATCAATGCGATGTGGGACTTGGAATGGGACCAGGGGTTAAAATACCTCCCCCCTCCAAGCACCCATAACAGGCCTCTTGTACCACCTTAGTTTTACAATTGAATTGGGGGATGGGAGCAGCTAGTTCCTTCAAACTACTGCTCTTCCTCTTATTGGCTGGGACCCTCTGCCAAATATTCACACTGGAACCTGCAATTCAAATTTAAAACAGCTGGGAAGCAAGAGCCTGTAgttctcccccttcccagagTCATTCTCATGGGCCTAGAACATATGGAACCAGATTCAGGTTTGATATGGGCTAAAAGCAGTAGCTATTGGGTTTTGATCCTCCAGTTTCTGTCCTATAATCCAACTCTTGCTGCTTAGATACTAAACATCAACTCAAATTTCCTGTTAGTGCTCTAAGGAAACTGTCAGTCTATGCAGAATGTGCCCCTACCCCCTCTGGCTAATAGTACATGGTACGCGAGGGTAAATAAAAAGCATTCCCTTTAGCAATAAATTAATGTCGTTGATTACAACAGACGAGAGAGCTGTCCTGCAATCCCTTGTGTTGTATTCGAATGCAGATCGTACAATCCATGCCTGATTCTCACACAGCAGTCTGGTATTTTCTGTCTCTGGTCCTTGAATGCCCTCGTGCCTTCCTTAGTGATACCTGCGCCAGCGATCTTGTTCTTTACAGAGTGAGAAATACAAAGTTAACGCCACAATATGTTACCCCAGTGTAGAATAGTAATGTTTCTCTGGTAGTGTTTAAAGTCCTCCTAGCTATTCAAATGACCATAAGTGTCTAAGCTGCTTTATTGGAGTGGGGTTTAACTGATCTTTTTGGTTTACCATAATTCGCTCCTGCAGGTTGACTCTGCTATGCCAGACAGCTGAAGCATGATAGTtcaaggaggaagggaggagaacaCAGTGGCAGGAATGAAGAGTTTAAATCCTAATTACACCCAGCTAGTAGCAATAAGAGTATTGCTACACATCAAGCTCAAGTGGTTAGATGTTTCTATGTATCTGTGCATGTGCCCGGCCCAAGTACAAGGCACGCTTCTTTGGGCTTTCCCCAACATAAACACAAACCCACCCCCCCATTATCCTACCAAACCAAGATACTTcactgcacatgcttctccccCAGGGGAGAGGATGAGTGAACAAACACGACACCGCTGTGTAGTCACGTTGCTCGATGCAGTACGGGAAGGTGCTGAGATTGACGTGTGCAGCAGACACTGGCCTTTTTGACAAGAGCTGTATGACTGAAAGGGGACGGCGGCtggaaattacatttttaaataacttaAGGCTTTTCGTTTTCAAAGCGTTTTACAAACGTTAACCTTTAACTCCGAGTCCTACAGCAACTCTTGCAAAAACAGTTGCAAGACGGGAAGTTGCTTAAATTCAGCAGTGTGAGGAAAGCCCTGTCCTAGAAACTGCATGAAACAGGAAAGTATGCAGGATAAACTATGTATTTCCCAAGGGGGAAGGGAATGCAGTATGTTCTCAATCCCTCGAAGCCAGCACCATTGTCACCAGCCTTCTGGACAGGTAGGAATAGTTATCACTTTCTTCAGAGCCCATCACTCCCTTCATAGACCAGCTGGCTCAGAGTTGACTAACGTAGGGTATTCCCTTCTACCAGCTGGGGAATGAGACCACTGCCTCTATAACATGCCCGGTTCCTACTGTGCAGAGTATTAATCACAGGGCATGAAGCCACCAACCAGCCTAGGCTAATGTTCACCACCATGTCAGCTTTTGCTTTCCCCCAGAAGGCTTTAAAATCCATAAATAATGGATAGCTCTTGTCAGTTCCCTGACAGAGAGCTCCAGTATTAGTGTTCATAACCCTGAAATCACTTGGCTAATaaagagattttttcccccctctaaaATGAAAGGAGGATTTGCTTGGAAGAGACACACGCCAAAAAGAAAACCTTACTCAGATGCTCATATCTCCAGCCATAGCTGAGGATGCAATATCCAGCCAACAGCATGGAGATTCCAGCAGCTCCACCCTTCTTTACGTTGATGTATTTGTTGTTGTAACTGCTCCAGGCTGTTGAAATAGAAACAGGGCCAGCTTGGTTATTCATCTCAAATTAGGGCTGATAGACTACTGTAATTTTAAAAGCCAAACGGTTGGATCAATCAAGCCACTTCCTTTTACATGAAGATAACTCATGCCAAATAACTCCTCTTGTCTCTCACATCAACATACTGCTGGTTTTTTTTAGACTAGGCTCCAGACAAGTTAACATACAGAGAAGAAGCAAGTGATCCAGGCTCACCTTTCTGCACTGCTCCGAGCAGTCCCTTTGGAGAGAAGTCGCAAGCTGCCAGCCAGGCAGGCAGCTCCCTGAGCTTTACGTCCATCAGACGTCTTTCTATGAGGGGAGCTACAAAACAGTCACAAAAGTCAGGTGGGAAAACAGGGCTGGGTATTTTGCCCACACACACCACAGTCTGCAGACTGTACTCTACGCACAGACTGTTCTCTAGCATAGTTCAAAATTATTCCAATAATGCGGTTTTCCCTGCTACTTTCGGGGAGGAAAAACATACAACCCTATCCCCTGGACTGGAGAGATCTTATGCTGCACTGAGATGTGTGTCCTGCCTAGGAAAAACAATGCCCACATTGAGGGAAGCAACCTTGCTTTTCCATGGAAAGCCATGCTATTCCTAGTGAATGCAGTTATGGTCCCCCAGGAAAAGCTTGTAAATGAGTGCTCACTTAAAGAACAGTCACCCAGTAAGTTTCCCCCACCGAATCCTGATTCTATATAATGGATGTAGCCCATCAGTGGTCGCTATGCAGTACATCTCAAAAGTGGTGACTGAAAGCCTCCTTTTACCTTGCGGTTCTTCCAAGAAATCAGGCTCTATCTTCTTGATCTTGATCTCTGCATCCCCCTGGAGAGGTCTCCCTGGAAACATGCTCAGCCTCTGATAACTAGGATACAATTCTGGAAACCACTCCAATCCAATAGATCTTGCCTGTATGTTCCTGCCAGATGATTGGAACAAGCAAGTAGGTTGGTTTTCAGAGGTGTCGCACAAGTGTTGTTTCAAAGCCAGCTCACTGTCTCTTCTCCCTGTATTCAGAACAGACTTGGAAAGTAAGGCAATCTGCTTTTCATCCACCAGAAACTGTTGCACACAGGCTAGGTAGTTGCTGGCTATTCCTTCACTGGCTCCTCTGAGAGTCTCTCTCACTGACAGGTGGGACTTCTTggtgagggaagcagagaaaGAGGCCTTAGAATCCACATCACCATTTAAGTAAAACTGCTTCTCTTCTGTCTCACTTTTAGCCACTCTGTCCAGCAGAACGAGGCCATGAGGGCTCTTTCTGCAGTCAGCTTTTCCAGGATCGCTGAGTTCGTGCATTTCAGTTGCAGTTAAACAAttgcctttttctctctctccacgcAAGGTATTACTTTCTGCAACCTCCAGACTAAAAGCATTTGTGTTCATGGCCCCCGTACCGTTCATGTTCTTCCAATGGTCAGACTGGACTGTGTCTGCATGGCTTTCAGAGCAGTCTGGAGTCAGCATTTCCAGATACCATCCGTGGGTCGTACAATTACGTGTGGTAGCACTGTCTGCCAGAGTGCCCTGAATTTTGGATTCATTCCTACCTCTTAGCACTTTGACACGATGTTTCTCAATAACTACTTTCACTCCCTCAAGAGCTGACCTGGGAGTACTTTCAAGATCACAAGTGGGTAAATCCAGAGAACCAGCCACCTCCTGTGTTGGAGACCCTACCttcctttgtttctgttttgcagaAGATCTTATTGGGTCATTAGGCAACTCTGAAGCAGATTTTCCATCCTTATTCAAAGAAGAAAGCTCCAAAATGCCACCAGGTGCTGAATTTTCATCGTGAGAAGTATTTTTACTTCTGCTTTTCTGTTTGGTGGGTAACTGCTTTGCTTTTGAAGTCCTCTTCTCTGCTGCATTCATGTGCATTCTGGCCTCTTCTTGAACTACTGTCATTCCTTCATCTCTGTGTGTCTTTTCAGAAGTCAGTTTAATTTGCCGCTTTGTATTTTTACCTGGCTTTTCTGCAGGCAAGTTGCTAGCTATTTCTGATCCAGCAGTACCCCCTATTTGTAAGGGgtttaatttcctttctgctttgTTCCCTATTGTGTCAAAGGATTTTTTCTTACTTTCTCTTTCTGAGCTATTGTCTGGGGTTGTGATCTTCTCTTTACTTTGTCCCCCTTTTTTCTCAGTAGCCAAGAGTCTAACTGGCTTGGAATGAGACGCTTTCAAGTCAGGAGAGGCCACCTTGCCTAAGTCAAAAGCAGTTTTCGTGTCTCCTGCCATCTTACAGTGTGGCAAGTGGGACTTCAGTCGCTTAAATGGCTTCCTACAATAGGGACACAGTTCCATTCCTGGGGGGACACCTGCCATCTTTCTgtctggaaagaaaaataaaaagcattatCTACTAGCATGTGTCATAGCAAGAATAGACCCTGTGATAGGAATTAGGGTGAGATGCTGCTCAGGAAAGGTAGGTAGGAGTGGAAATGAGCCCACTACAGGGACTAGTTAGCACAAGGAAGTTACATTTTATCCTGTTGTCTAGTATGACAAGgtaaacaaaggtttcagagtaacagccgtgttagtctgtattcgcaaaaagaaaaggagtacttgtggcaccttagagactaaccaatttatttgagcatgagctttcgtgagctacagctgttagtctctaaggtgccacaagtactccttttctttttaaggtaaaCAAAGGAAAGCACACACCGTTGAAGAGAAAAAAACACTCCCAAGTAAAAATAGGACAGTGGCTGAGTGAGATTGAGGTACAAAGGTAGAGAAAGCCTTAGATTGGCCAAAATTGCAAGACTTACACAGGAATGCAACTTGCCAGGGTCACATGCATAAAACATGTCCTTAATTAAGCATGGCACTTGCCTATGTCCTGCATTAAACCTTGAATGATTGATCCTTGCCTCAGCCACGTGTGAGCTTTGCACTTGTGACGGCAGGGGTCCCTGAGCAGGATAACTCATTCATGCTGCCATTTCTTTCTGCaccttctaaaaacaaaaaacctcagcCCTAGTGGAAGGAGATTGAGTTTTGCAATGACCGAGGGCTCCTGCTGAAGTGTTGgtatcccttccccctccttgaGCAGTTAGAGGCACAAAACCTCAAAGTAAAAAAGCAGCAGTGTTTGCCTGACTCCTAAGCCCCCTGCAACGATAAATGCACTGGGGGCAGTGGAGAGAAGAAAGCAGGGCTGAGTGCTGCCTGATCTGTCTGTGAGCcagatgtgaaaataaaaagtACACCTCCCTACTCCAGCCTTCTGTCACAGTGACAGTCGCTCTGAGAGCAACAACGTCCTGGCTgagctctcttccctccccttccatgGCTAGAaaagcagctccctgctccaaaaatatccctcctcctcctgcagcaggaacAGCTGCTCTCATGCCTACCTGCTCAGTGGGGACGCAGGGGGATGTGGCATTTCGGGGCAGCTTTAGTTCCCGCCCTGTGCTCCAGCAGCCTTTAGACTGCATCAACAGCAATTCCCCAGGGAACCACGAGCCCTTCTATCGTGGTGGATGGCTGCTCCATCCAtcctcttccccctgctctgAGAGGTGCTCTGCTGTCTCACGTGGGGGCGTTAATAAAGCTCTTGTTGAAGCttgcctgaccctgtcacatgaCAGAAACAAGGGGCTAGTTCCCACTGTGTTGTGATGCTTGCAGCATCAGTGTTACAAAGGAAACCACAAGAGTTCAAAAATCTTGAGCCCCTCCAGAGCCCTCCCACGTTATGAGATTggcctaaaaatcatgagattttaaaaagaatatattttgggggttggggtggttatttatttttttttaatttgccttctgggttttgagctgggcagggggggaatcACCTTTTCCAGCTTTCCTTGGCAACAGCGAGAGCTAGAAACGTATCTTTGTTTGTAAACGAAGGCTGAGAGTAtcatgacttcaggagctggggctttaagcaaAATACCGTGACAAGTGTGATACAATCATGAGTTGGGTAACGCTGAAAGCAGCTGCTGAACCTAGGCGTTCTGCTAGCGACCAGCTTCTCAATATGAAAAAATAGGACAAGAAGGGGAGGCAGGACGGTATCCTGATGATTTAAGTTCCTCCCCAGGGGAGAGCAGTGACAATATCTACCCCTGCAGTCTCCTTGCTGTTATCTCATTTGCCAGTCTCAAATCTCGCATGGGAGATGCTCAGAGGCTAGGGTGATGGACACCAGTAGGAGCctctaaaagaaacagaataaaGCCATTGGTTACAGGTGACCCTTAGGGGTGTTAATAAAGCTGTTGTTGAAGGGGGCCCATGGGGGAGCTGTTTGCACTGAGGGTGTCAATAAAGCTGTTGTTGAAGGGGGTCCATGAGGGGGCTGTTTGCACTGAGGGTGTCAATAAAGCTGTTGTTGAAGGGGGCCCATGGGGGGCTGTTTGCCTTAGAGTGTTGATAAAGCTACTGTTGAAGGGGACCCATGGGGGCTGTTTGCCTTAGGGTGTCGATAAAGCTGTTGTTGAAGGGGGACTCAGCACAGGCCCTGCGGGGCCCGCACACACATTAACCTCCCTCCCCATTCTGCCGCTGTGCTAACCCCTTCAACGCAAGCATTAGGGGGCCTCCCCTCGCCCTCAGCGGGGTGACGTCAATCCTGACTGATACTAAATGCCATTTTCTGACACTATGCTACTGTACCAGCCTGGCTGAGGCGCTGCGAGGAGTCAGATTCCTGCCTGGAATTCCCGTCTACGATTCAATAAAAATTACATTTCCGGACAGGCAAGACACTAGTCACCTACCCATCTAGGTGGATGTGAAGCGCATGCGCGGAAGCCTCAGGGCCCAGCTGTGGTGAATACGCATGGGCACCAGGTCGGTAGTCTGGCCTTTAGACACACGCATAAAAGCGGCACGTAGTCAACGCGCATGCGCAACACGGAAATGCTGCGTAGGGCAGTGGGGGCGTGGTCGGTGCATCTACGCAGGACTAGAGAGGTCTGGTGCTCGCGCCTGCGCAGGAAGGGCAGTGCCGAGAGGACGGGACAGTGCGCCTGCGGGGAGGACTCAAGAGGCCCGACTGTGGGCACTGCGCCTGCGCAGATGAAAGCTGGGCGCGGGCGGGGGGCTGAGTATGGCCAATGCGCCTGCGTAGGAGGCGGAGACGCCGGAAGCGGCTGAGAGAGCTGAGGAGGGCCGGGGGCTTAGGTTTGGCAGCGGGGCCGTGGCTTGGGCTCCGGCCGGAGACACCCCCCGCCTCTGAGCCCAGCCCCCCGGAGCCCCGCCATGAGCTGCCGGCAGCCGCTGCCGAGCGAGCGGGGAGCGCGACAGAGGTGAGCGAGGGGGCGGCCGGCCtcgggctggggggaggggtcccTGGGCAGCGCGAGGGGGGAGGGGACCGCATGGGGGTCCCTGGGCAGCgcgggaggggacggggggagaagggcCCAAGGTGGGGCGGGGTCCCTGGGCAGCGCGAGGGGGGCGGGAccgcatgggggaggggagagctgatGATATTgcggcagtggggagggggcacatTGCTCTCGGCCCCTGCCCCTTCACTTGGCTTTGGTCCCCCACTTACACTGCCCCTAAGCCCTGCTGTGAACTCCCCCACCCTTACGCAGCCCCCACCGCACCCCCAGGCATGTCTGTATTGCAGTCGGATGCctgcagctgactcaggcttgaggGCTCAGAtgaaggagctgtttaattgctgtgtaggtgctggggctcaacttgcatcctgagctctgggaccctcccccctcactTGGTCCAGCCTGAGCCTCATGGGAGATGTCTAcccagcaattaaacagccttttAGCCCCAGGAGCCTGAATCAGCTaacacaggccagccgcaggtgtctgattgcaatgtagacataccctaggtggGCAGCATAAGGGTGGAGGAGTTcacagcagggcctgggggcagTGTACCCTTACACAGCCTCTCTCTGACAGCTAGTGAATGTCTAGTGATCAGCTCAACATGGCTGAAACAACTCTTAATCATTCCCACTTCTCCAAGCCCTTTCCACTATGTCTTTGCTTGCTTGCTCGCTGTGCACAACAAAACCATCCTGCCGATAACCTGGTTGTTGTCCTCACCCCTGAcccctctctctaggtcctcacatccagacTACGTATAAATCTTGCGGATTCCTTCCACGTAACATCTCTAGGATACAGTCTTTTGTATCCATCTAAACAGCTAAAAATCTTGTCCAGGCTCCCAGCGCCTCTCGCATCTcagttactgcaacatcctttcctctggccttgacaaattcAATCTTCCCTGTGCTTGTATCCTTTCAGAATGGTGCTGCAAAGATTACTTTCCTAGCCTATCACCTTGATCATGTCTTTCCTCTCTCATCCCTCAACTGGCTCCCTCTTCTTGATTATATCAAAAAAGCTACTTATCTTTACTTTCCAAGGCCCTTCACTACACAGTCCCACTCTACCTATCCTCTCTCAGTGTAATAACGTTGACTCCCACCTCTGATGGCTCACAATGCCAGCCTGTATCACCCATGTGTTAGcacctttctcccatgctgcctctcatAGTTGAGGGGAGTTCCCCATAAACATCCATAAAGCaacctcattatcctcctccagatccctcctcaaaactttCCTTTGCCACAATGCTACAGAAAACTTGACAAGggctaggctgctggtgtgctgagaccacatcATATCCTGCTGATCAGTCTTTTCCCATGGCTTCCTTTTACACCCCTGCCAGTTCATCTGTATCTATCTCTTGTCTGATACTCAGAACATaaggtgtttggggcagggactagctCTGTGCTGTTTGCACAGCGGcttcctgctccatgactgggggcTCCGAG is part of the Eretmochelys imbricata isolate rEreImb1 chromosome 14, rEreImb1.hap1, whole genome shotgun sequence genome and encodes:
- the MTNAP1 gene encoding mitochondrial nucleoid-associated protein 1 isoform X4 produces the protein MQDIDRKMAGVPPGMELCPYCRKPFKRLKSHLPHCKMAGDTKTAFDLGKVASPDLKASHSKPVRLLATEKKGGQSKEKITTPDNSSERESKKKSFDTIGNKAERKLNPLQIGGTAGSEIASNLPAEKPGKNTKRQIKLTSEKTHRDEGMTVVQEEARMHMNAAEKRTSKAKQLPTKQKSRSKNTSHDENSAPGGILELSSLNKDGKSASELPNDPIRSSAKQKQRKVGSPTQEVAGSLDLPTCDLESTPRSALEGVKVVIEKHRVKVLRGRNESKIQGTLADSATTRNCTTHGWYLEMLTPDCSESHADTVQSDHWKNMNGTGAMNTNAFSLEVAESNTLRGEREKGNCLTATEMHELSDPGKADCRKSPHGLVLLDRVAKSETEEKQFYLNGDVDSKASFSASLTKKSHLSVRETLRGASEGIASNYLACVQQFLVDEKQIALLSKSVLNTGRRDSELALKQHLCDTSENQPTCLFQSSGRNIQARSIGLEWFPELYPSYQRLSMFPGRPLQGDAEIKIKKIEPDFLEEPQAPLIERRLMDVKLRELPAWLAACDFSPKGLLGAVQKAWSSYNNKYINVKKGGAAGISMLLAGYCILSYGWRYEHLKQDRWRRYH
- the MTNAP1 gene encoding mitochondrial nucleoid-associated protein 1 isoform X1, which codes for MQDIDRKMAGVPPGMELCPYCRKPFKRLKSHLPHCKMAGDTKTAFDLGKVASPDLKASHSKPVRLLATEKKGGQSKEKITTPDNSSERESKKKSFDTIGNKAERKLNPLQIGGTAGSEIASNLPAEKPGKNTKRQIKLTSEKTHRDEGMTVVQEEARMHMNAAEKRTSKAKQLPTKQKSRSKNTSHDENSAPGGILELSSLNKDGKSASELPNDPIRSSAKQKQRKVGSPTQEVAGSLDLPTCDLESTPRSALEGVKVVIEKHRVKVLRGRNESKIQGTLADSATTRNCTTHGWYLEMLTPDCSESHADTVQSDHWKNMNGTGAMNTNAFSLEVAESNTLRGEREKGNCLTATEMHELSDPGKADCRKSPHGLVLLDRVAKSETEEKQFYLNGDVDSKASFSASLTKKSHLSVRETLRGASEGIASNYLACVQQFLVDEKQIALLSKSVLNTGRRDSELALKQHLCDTSENQPTCLFQSSGRNIQARSIGLEWFPELYPSYQRLSMFPGRPLQGDAEIKIKKIEPDFLEEPQAPLIERRLMDVKLRELPAWLAACDFSPKGLLGAVQKAWSSYNNKYINVKKGGAAGISMLLAGYCILSYGWRYEHLSKVFFLACVSSKQILLSF
- the MTNAP1 gene encoding mitochondrial nucleoid-associated protein 1 isoform X3 produces the protein MAGVPPGMELCPYCRKPFKRLKSHLPHCKMAGDTKTAFDLGKVASPDLKASHSKPVRLLATEKKGGQSKEKITTPDNSSERESKKKSFDTIGNKAERKLNPLQIGGTAGSEIASNLPAEKPGKNTKRQIKLTSEKTHRDEGMTVVQEEARMHMNAAEKRTSKAKQLPTKQKSRSKNTSHDENSAPGGILELSSLNKDGKSASELPNDPIRSSAKQKQRKVGSPTQEVAGSLDLPTCDLESTPRSALEGVKVVIEKHRVKVLRGRNESKIQGTLADSATTRNCTTHGWYLEMLTPDCSESHADTVQSDHWKNMNGTGAMNTNAFSLEVAESNTLRGEREKGNCLTATEMHELSDPGKADCRKSPHGLVLLDRVAKSETEEKQFYLNGDVDSKASFSASLTKKSHLSVRETLRGASEGIASNYLACVQQFLVDEKQIALLSKSVLNTGRRDSELALKQHLCDTSENQPTCLFQSSGRNIQARSIGLEWFPELYPSYQRLSMFPGRPLQGDAEIKIKKIEPDFLEEPQAPLIERRLMDVKLRELPAWLAACDFSPKGLLGAVQKAWSSYNNKYINVKKGGAAGISMLLAGYCILSYGWRYEHLSKVFFLACVSSKQILLSF
- the MTNAP1 gene encoding mitochondrial nucleoid-associated protein 1 isoform X2, with amino-acid sequence MDRKMAGVPPGMELCPYCRKPFKRLKSHLPHCKMAGDTKTAFDLGKVASPDLKASHSKPVRLLATEKKGGQSKEKITTPDNSSERESKKKSFDTIGNKAERKLNPLQIGGTAGSEIASNLPAEKPGKNTKRQIKLTSEKTHRDEGMTVVQEEARMHMNAAEKRTSKAKQLPTKQKSRSKNTSHDENSAPGGILELSSLNKDGKSASELPNDPIRSSAKQKQRKVGSPTQEVAGSLDLPTCDLESTPRSALEGVKVVIEKHRVKVLRGRNESKIQGTLADSATTRNCTTHGWYLEMLTPDCSESHADTVQSDHWKNMNGTGAMNTNAFSLEVAESNTLRGEREKGNCLTATEMHELSDPGKADCRKSPHGLVLLDRVAKSETEEKQFYLNGDVDSKASFSASLTKKSHLSVRETLRGASEGIASNYLACVQQFLVDEKQIALLSKSVLNTGRRDSELALKQHLCDTSENQPTCLFQSSGRNIQARSIGLEWFPELYPSYQRLSMFPGRPLQGDAEIKIKKIEPDFLEEPQAPLIERRLMDVKLRELPAWLAACDFSPKGLLGAVQKAWSSYNNKYINVKKGGAAGISMLLAGYCILSYGWRYEHLSKVFFLACVSSKQILLSF